Proteins from a genomic interval of Acinonyx jubatus isolate Ajub_Pintada_27869175 chromosome B4, VMU_Ajub_asm_v1.0, whole genome shotgun sequence:
- the NET1 gene encoding neuroepithelial cell-transforming gene 1 protein isoform X2 — protein sequence MVAHDEIGGLLPIKRTIRVLDVNNQSFREQEEPSNKRVRPLARVTSLANLISPVRNGAVRRFGQTIQSFTLRGDSRSPASAQKSSSRSTAPTPSKRRSSVLWSEMLDVSMKESLTTKEIKRQEAIYEMSRGEQDLIEDLKLARKAYHDPMLKLSIMSEEELTQIFGDLDAYIPLHEDLLARIAEATKPGGTVEQIGHVLVNWLPGLNAYKGYCSNQLAAKVLLDQKKQDPRVQDFLQRCLESPFSRKLDLWSFLDIPRSRLVKYPLLLKEILRHTPKDHPDIQLLEEAILIIQGVLSDINLKKGESECQYYIDKLEYLDEKQKDPRIEASKVLLCHGELKNKSGHKLHIFLFQDILVLTRPVTRNERHSYQVYRQPIPVQELVLEDLQDGDVRMGGSFRGAFGNSDKAKNIFRVRFQDPCPGQSHTLQANDVFHKQQWFNCIRTAIAPFQPAAGAPQPPAEGEENTPAAAGTAALQRRASVASGVTQVEVGGDAPECGSPGRAPDDTKGARAQQTRSGFRKARDTAPFGGKRKETLV from the exons ATGGTGGCTCATGATGAGATTGGAGGTCTCCTGCCTATTAAAAGGACTATCCGAGTCCTGGATGTTAATAATCAGTCCTTCAGAGAACAAGAG gagCCAAGCAATAAAAGAGTTCGACCTCTCGCCCGGGTCACATCCTTGGCAAACTTGATCTCTCCTGTAAGAAATGGAGCAGTCCGACGCTTTGGTCAAACAATTCAG tCATTTACCCTTCGTGGTGACAGCAGATCCCCGGCTTCTGCCCAGAAGTCATCGAGCAGATCAACAGCCCCCACACCTTCCAAAAGGAGAAGCAGTGTGCTATGGTCCGAGATGCTGGACGTCAGCATGAAGGAGTCTTTAACTACCAAAGAAATCAAACGTCAGGAG gcaatatATGAAATGTCCCGAGGTGAACAGGATTTAATTGAGGATCTCAAGCTTGCAAGAAAG GCCTACCATGACCCCATGTTAAAGCTGTCTATTATGTCAGAGGAGGAACTCACCCAGATATTTGGTGATTTGGACGCTTATATACCTCTCCATGAAG ATCTGTTGGCAAGAATAGCAGAAGCAACGAAACCTGGTGGAACAGTGGAGCAGATCGGTCACGTTCTTGTGAACTGG TTGCCGGGCCTGAATGCCTACAAAGGCTACTGTAGTAACCAGTTGGCGGCCAAAGTTCTTCTTGATCAGAAGAAACAGGACCCGAGAGTCCAAGACTTCCTCCAGCGGTGTCTTGAGTCTCCCTTCAGTCGAAAACTAGATCTTTGGAGCTTCCTAGATATTCCTCGAAGCCGCCTGGTCAAATACCCTTTgctattaaaagaaattcttagaCACACTCCAAAAGACCACCCTGATATTCAGCTTCTGGAGGAAGCT ATACTGATAATACAAGGAGTTCTCTCTGATATCAACTTGAAGAAAGGCGAATCGGAATGCCAGTATTACATTGACAAACTGGAGTATCTGGACGAAAAGCAGAAGGACCCTAGAATTGAAGCAAGCAAAGTGCTGCTGTGCCACGGGGAACTGAAGAATAAAAGTGGACAT AAACTGCACATATTCCTGTTTCAAGACATCTTGGTTTTGACGCGGCCTGTTACACGAAATGAGCGTCACTCTTACCAGGTTTATCGGCAGCCGATCCCCGTCCAAGAGCTGGTCTTGGAAGACCTGCAGGATGGAGACGTGCGAATGGGAGGGTCCTTTCGAGGGGCTTTCGGCAACTCAGACAAAG CTAAAAATATCTTTCGAGTTCGCTTCCAAGACCCGTGTCCGGGCCAGTCCCACACCCTGCAGGCCAACGACGTGTTCCACAAGCAGCAGTGGTTCAACTGCATCCGCACCGCCATCGCGCCCTTCCAGCCGGCCGCCGGCGCACCCCAGCCGCCCGCAGAGGGTGAGGAGAACACCCCCGCCGCCGCCGGGACCGCCGCGCTCCAGAGAAGGGCGTCCGTGGCCTCCGGTGTGACTCAGGTGGAAGTCGGCGGAGACGCTCCGGAGTGCGGCTCCCCGGGGCGCGCGCCAGATGACACGAAGGGTGCGAGAGCTCAGCAGACACGGTCCGGCTTCCGGAAGGCGAGGGACACAGCCCCGTTCGGTGGCAAACGGAAAGAGACTTTGGTATAA